Proteins from a single region of Candidatus Latescibacter sp.:
- a CDS encoding DUF362 domain-containing protein: MSEKRKRVVFGWAVLVALAVFVILDVHVARQENGKSPVSLVNDAAAKSGNKAVVTLVTSMDKELKNPAPLDTEKVTDEQVNAAVRRALDMDKSETSLVKVIKPTDWVLVKINMVSAPVQDKDGKRKNSNFWNHDFEHWGDVTDARVVKSVIGYMVEKVKPKRITIVEGSGTWAVAGKRGQGSQYDRASFDDDGWTIHWKEFDNICYKELCEEFTKSQNHTVVDYVDLNEDKYKFVPVPGYGLQRTDMKSRGQKFGKEAWIPGTGKLREGYYMPETMLNADKLVNIPAMKMNSMGGTLVFKNYVGAFSSFPYNDGVAKSQMDRYGISQGMVDIFSYRPTNYAVIAGFWGSEKDWPSWTLNLHHNVVIAGGNPVATEATALRVMGVNPDDVVWTHLAVNKGFGSYDEKDITVVGKQVREVRRNFIKHSAYQGIGFQNYLMNGPYQETDLNKDILGGEASIKPSDGQSASTGRPWWVFKHPLGLPEAYVSLNEAMNDDLANTITYAYVCLKSPRKQEGNFMFGFDDGAKVYLNGKVILNDDGPHEFKLREQAIPVVLEKGENHLLIKLKNRFGPAGFASSIEDTSKTMLYDMEVVVPKEKGMAQPGKSAKL; the protein is encoded by the coding sequence ATGAGTGAAAAGAGAAAAAGAGTCGTGTTTGGATGGGCCGTCTTAGTGGCCCTCGCTGTTTTTGTCATCCTCGATGTTCATGTGGCCCGTCAGGAGAACGGCAAATCTCCGGTGTCGCTCGTGAACGATGCGGCAGCCAAATCGGGAAACAAAGCGGTAGTGACCCTGGTCACTTCCATGGACAAAGAGCTGAAAAACCCGGCGCCTCTCGATACCGAAAAGGTTACCGACGAGCAGGTTAATGCCGCGGTGCGCCGTGCGCTTGATATGGATAAATCGGAAACCAGCCTAGTCAAAGTCATCAAGCCGACCGATTGGGTGCTTGTCAAGATCAACATGGTGTCCGCCCCGGTGCAGGACAAGGACGGGAAAAGGAAGAATTCCAATTTCTGGAACCACGACTTCGAGCATTGGGGCGATGTAACCGATGCACGGGTGGTGAAAAGCGTAATCGGATACATGGTGGAAAAAGTGAAACCCAAACGCATCACCATAGTAGAAGGTTCGGGAACCTGGGCAGTGGCCGGGAAACGCGGCCAGGGTTCCCAGTACGACCGGGCTTCCTTTGACGATGACGGCTGGACGATACACTGGAAAGAGTTCGACAATATCTGCTACAAGGAACTCTGTGAAGAATTCACCAAATCCCAGAATCATACGGTGGTGGATTATGTTGACCTGAACGAGGACAAGTACAAATTTGTCCCCGTCCCGGGATATGGACTCCAACGAACGGATATGAAATCACGAGGCCAGAAATTCGGGAAAGAAGCCTGGATTCCCGGCACCGGAAAGCTGCGTGAAGGATACTACATGCCGGAAACCATGCTCAATGCCGACAAACTGGTCAATATCCCGGCTATGAAGATGAATTCGATGGGGGGAACCCTCGTTTTCAAGAACTATGTGGGGGCGTTCTCATCGTTCCCCTATAATGACGGAGTGGCGAAGAGCCAGATGGACCGCTATGGAATCTCGCAGGGAATGGTGGACATTTTTAGCTACCGTCCCACCAATTACGCGGTTATCGCCGGGTTCTGGGGCTCGGAAAAGGACTGGCCGAGCTGGACGCTGAACCTTCACCATAACGTCGTGATCGCCGGCGGCAACCCGGTGGCCACGGAAGCCACCGCTCTCCGTGTCATGGGAGTCAATCCCGATGATGTGGTCTGGACCCATCTGGCGGTAAACAAGGGATTCGGGAGCTATGATGAAAAAGACATCACGGTGGTGGGGAAACAGGTTCGGGAAGTGCGCCGGAACTTCATCAAGCACTCGGCATACCAGGGCATCGGGTTCCAGAATTACCTGATGAACGGCCCCTATCAGGAAACCGACCTGAACAAGGATATTCTGGGCGGAGAAGCCTCTATCAAACCAAGCGACGGCCAGAGCGCTTCTACAGGCAGGCCCTGGTGGGTGTTCAAACATCCCCTCGGATTACCCGAAGCGTATGTGAGCTTGAACGAAGCCATGAATGACGACCTGGCCAACACAATTACCTACGCCTATGTCTGCCTGAAATCCCCGCGCAAACAGGAAGGGAATTTCATGTTCGGATTTGATGACGGCGCCAAAGTATATCTGAATGGAAAAGTTATCCTAAACGATGACGGCCCCCACGAGTTTAAACTGCGGGAGCAGGCCATTCCGGTAGTTCTGGAAAAGGGTGAGAATCATCTGCTTATCAAGCTGAAAAACCGTTTCGGGCCAGCGGGATTTGCCTCTTCAATAGAGGATACCTCCAAGACCATGCTGTATGATATGGAGGTGGTGGTTCCCAAAGAAAAAGGGATGGCCCAGCCGGGCAAGAGCGCGAAACTTTGA